Proteins co-encoded in one Neovison vison isolate M4711 chromosome 9, ASM_NN_V1, whole genome shotgun sequence genomic window:
- the CDK9 gene encoding cyclin-dependent kinase 9, which produces MAKQYDSVECPFCDEVTKYEKLAKIGQGTFGEVFKAKHRKTGKKVALKKVLMENEKEGFPITALREIKILQLLKHENVVNLIEICRTKASPYNRCKGSIYLVFDFCEHDLAGLLSNVLVKFTLSEIKKVMQMLLNGLYYIHRNKILHRDMKAANVLITRDGVLKLADFGLARAFSLAKNSQPNRYTNRVVTLWYRPPELLLGERDYGPPIDLWGAGCIMAEMWTRSPIMQGNTEQHQLALISQLCGSITPEVWPNVDKYELFEKLDLVKGQKRKVKDRLKAYVRDPYALDLIDKLLVLDPAQRIDSDDALNHDFFWSDPMPSDLKGMLSTHLTSMFEYLAPPRRKGSQITQQSTNQSRNPATTNQTEFERVF; this is translated from the exons ATGGCAAAGCAGTACGACTCGGTGGAGTGCCCCTTTTGTGATGAGGTGACCAAATACGAGAAGCTCGCTAAGATCGGCCAAGGCACCTTCGG GGAGGTATTTAAGGCAAAGCACCGTAAGACCGGCAAAAAGGTGGCTCTGAAGAAAGTGCTGATGGAGAATGAGAAGGAGGGG TTCCCCATTACAGCCTTGCGGGAAATCAAGATCCTCCAACTTCTAAAACACGAGAATGTGGTCAACTTGATTGAGATCTGTCGAACCAAAG CTTCCCCCTATAACCGCTGCAAAGGCAGTATATACCTAGTGTTTGACTTCTGCGAGCATGACCTTGCTGGGCTGCTGAGCAATGTCTTAGTCAAGTTCACACTGTCCGAGATCAAGAAGGTCATGCAGATGTTGCTCAACGGCCTCTACTACATCCACAGAAACAAG ATCCTGCACAGGGACATGAAGGCAGCTAATGTGCTCATCACTCGCGATGGGGTTCTGAAGCTGGCAGACTTTGGGCTGGCCCGGGCCTTCAGCCTGGCCAAGAACAGCCAGCCCAACCGCTATACCAACCGTGTGGTGACACTCTGGTACCGGCCCCCGGAGCTGTTGCTCG GGGAGCGGGACTACGGCCCCCCCATTGACCTGTGGGGTGCTGGGTGCATCATGGCGGAGATGTGGACCCGCAGCCCTATCATGCAGGGCAACACCGAGCAGCACCAGCTTGCCCTCATCAGCCAGCTCTGTGGCTCCATCACCCCTGAG GTGTGGCCCAACGTGGACAAGTACGAGCTGTTTGAGAAGTTGGACCTGGTTAAGGGACAGAAACGGAAGGTGAAGGACAGGCTGAAGGCCTACGTGCGGGACCCCTACGCGCTGGACCTCATCGACAAGCTGCTGGTGCTGGACCCTGCACAGCGCATCGACAGTGACGACGCCCTCAACCACGACTTCTTCTGGTCCGACCCCATGCCCTCCGATCTCAAGGGCATGCTCTCCACGCACCTGACGTCCATGTTCGAGTATCTGGCACCGCCACGCCGGAAGGGCAGCCAGATCACCCAGCAGTCCACCAACCAGAGCCGCAACCCCGCCACCACCAACCAGACGGAATTTGAACGTGTCTTCTGA